The Sandaracinus amylolyticus genomic interval CCGGCGATCCGTCGCGCCGCGTGTACACCGGCGACGCGCGATCCGGGCACGGCCCCGAGAGCACGCCGACGTGCGCGAGGATCGCCCGCACGACGTCGACGTCCATGTCCTCGTTCTTCGGCGAGAACGCATCGATCGAGGGCTGGATGATGCGCACCCGCGGCCCGTCGAGATCGCGCGGCACGTACTCGCGACGCGAGAAGACCAGCACCGGCACGCGCTCGAGGTACGGGCGCAGGAACGCCCAGCCCTGGTCGACCTCGGGCGTGCGCACGTCGGCGCCGATGTGACAGCGCCAGATCACGCGCGCGCCGCGATCGATGAGGTGCGGCGCCATGCCCGCGGTCTGCGGGTCGTGGAGGATCACGACGTCGCCCGGACCGAGCCGCAGCGCGAGCTCCGACGCGTTCGCGGTGCACGTCGCCTCGTAGAGCGCGCGGTCGACCTCGTGCGGCGGCCCGCCTTCGCCCACGCTCCCGTGCAGCGCGTGGTGGACGCGCTTCGTGAGCACGAAGAAGTCGTGCTCGCCGTGGATCACGACCCACCGCGCATCGATCTGCATGCCGCGCGCGTACGCGAGCAGCGGCGGCAGCATCTCCGCGACGCCGCCGCCCACCGCGGTCGAGTTCACGTTCCACACCGCGCCGCCGTGCAGCTTCTCGCGCACCGAGGCGGCGATCCCGAGCGTCGTCGCCACGCGCTCCGGCCCGAGCACCGGGACGAAGCGGTCGAGCGAAACGGCGCCGATCTCCACGTCCGAGATGAGGCCCATGGAGGTCGACGTAGGCCCATCACCCAGGCTCACGACGGGGAGTCGCGGACAGCGCGTCGTGTTATGACGCACCTCGTCATGGGACCCGCACGCCCGTCGTTCGAGGAGTTCGTCGCGCTCCGGCGCGAGTCATCGATCGTTCCCGTCACGCGCGAAGTGCTCGCCGACACGCTCACTCCGGTCGCCGCGTACGCGGCGCTCGGCGGCGGCGAAGGCAGCTACTTGCTCGAGAGCGTCGTCGGCGGCGAGAAATGGGCGCGCTACTCGTTCGTCGGGTTCGATCCCGATCTGCGCGTGCGCGGTCGCGGCGACCGCTACGAAATCCGTAGCGGCTCGCTCAGCGGGGGCCGCGTCGAGACCAGGACCGGCGTCGATCCGTGGAAGGAGCTGCGCGCGACGCTCGCGCAGTACCGCGCGCCCGAAGTGCCGTGGCTGCCGCGCTTCTGGGGCGGCGCGGTGGGCTACGTCGCGTACGACGCGGTGCGCGCGTTCGAGCCGAGCGCGCTGCGCAAGGACGACCGCCGACCCGCGGAGGAGTGGGACTTCTCGTACGCGATCGGCGGTCCGATCGTGATCTTCGACTCGCTCAAGCAGACCGCCCGCGTCGTGCTTCCCGTGCGCTCCGACGTCCCCGACGCGCGCGCCGCGTACGACGACGCGCTCGCGCGCATCGACGGCGTGATCGCGCGCATGCAGCGCAACGTGTCGCTGCGCCCGATGAGCCCGCCTGGCCCGCCGCGTCACGATCGCCCGCTGCCCGCGAGCTCGTTCGATCACGATCGCTTCTGCGCCGCGGTCGAGCAGGCGAAGGAGCACATCCGCGCGGGCGACATCTTCCAGGTGGTCGTCTCGCAGCGGTTCCGCGTGCCGAGCGACGGTGTCGATCCCTTCGACGTCTACCGCGCGATGCGCGCGATCAATCCGTCGCCGTACATGTTCTTCCTGCGCTTCCAGGAGTGCCGCATCGCGGGCGCGAGCCCGGAGACGCTGGTGCGCCTCGAGCACGGCCGCGCCGAGGTACGGCCGATCGCCGGCACGCGCCGTCGCGGCGCGACGGAGGAGGACGACGCGCGCGCCGCCGAGGAGCTGCTCGCGGATCCGAAGGAGCGCGCCGAGCACGTGATGCTCGTCGATCTCGGCCGCAACGATCTGGGTCGCGTCTGCCGGCCGGGCACCGTACGGCTCACCGAGAAGATGGTGATCGAGCGATACAGCCACGTGATGCACACGACGTCGAACGTCGTCGGCGAGCTCGAGCCCGGCCGCGACGCGCTCGATCTGCTCGGCGCGACGTTCCCGGCGGGCACGCTCAGCGGCGCGCCGAAGGTACGCGCGATGCAGATCATCGACGCGCTCGAGCCCGAGCCGCGCGGCATCTACGGCGGCGCGGTCGGGTACCTCTCGTGGAGCGGCAACATGGACGTCGCGATCGCGATCCGGACGGTCGTCGAGCAGGGCGGCGAGCTGCGCGTCCAGGCCGGCGCGGGCCTCGTCGAGGCGAGCGTTCCGGAGCTCGAGTACGACGAGACGGTCAACAAAGCGCGCGCCGCGCTCGCCGCGATCGAGGCCGCGAAGGGCTGATCCGCGCCGGGGGCGTGCAGTCCGCTGCACACCCACGATCGAGATGACGTGCACGCGATTGCACGCCGTCTCGTTCGCCGTTCGTTCTCTACGGGCGCGTTTCGTGCGATCGTCGCCGCCACTTCGGAGGGACTGGGATGGCGATGACTGGAACGAAGGTGGTCACACGTGTGGTGCTCGGGCTCACGCTCGGGCTCGCGGCGTGCGGTGGCGACGATGGGCCGCCCGAGGGATGCGATCGTTGGGTCGATCCCGGCGGCGACGCGCGCGCGAACGTGCAGACGATGTTCGAGGAAGCCGTCGACGGCGACGTGCTCTGCTTCACCCCGGGCACGTACGAGTTCGACGACGGCGTGACCATCTCCGACAAGGCCGACATCACGATCCGCGGCACCGGCGCGGAGCGCGAGGACGTGCTGCTGAACTTCGCGGGGATGGGCACCGGCAACAGCGGCATCAACGCGAGCTCGATGACGAACTTCACCATCGCGAACATGCGCGTGGTCGACGCCGCGGCGAACGACGTCTTCATCACCGACTCGGACTTCGTCACGATCCGCAACGTGAGCGCGGGCTGGACCGATCTCCGCGCGCCCGCCGAGCACGGCCGGTACGCGCTCTATCCCGTCCAGTCGTCGCACGTCATCGTCGAGGACAGCGAAGCGTTCGGCAGCGTCGACGCCGGCATCTACGTCGGTCAGACCGATCGCTGCATCGTGCGCAACAACGTCGCGCACGGGAACGTCGCGGGCATCGAGATCGAGAACTCGACGAACTGCGAGGTCCACAACAACGTCGCGCGCAACAACAGCGCGGGCATCCTCGTGTTCGAGCTGCCGGGCCTCGAGCGTCAGGGCAGCCGCACGCTCGTGCACCACAACGAGATCGTCGACAACAGCGAAGAGAACTTCGCGCCGTCGGACGTCGGCATCATCGCGCTCGTGCCGCCCGGCATCGGCCTGATGATCCTCGCGGCGAACGAGGTCGAGGCGCACGACAACACGATCACCGGCAACGTCAGCACGGGCGTGGCGGTCGTCTCGTACGTGGTGCCGATCGCGCTCGGCGCGCCGGTCCCGGACGACGCGGAGTACGACTTCTTCCCGGAGAGCATCTATCTCCACGACAACACGTACTCGAACAACGGCCAGATGCCGGCGTCCGCGATCCTCCTGATCCCCGGGTCGCAGGATCCGCCGGGCTCGACCGTCGAGGACATCGTCTGGGACGGCATGATGCGCGAGGGCATGGAGGCCGGCGACGTGCTCTGCATCGACGACGGCGGCAGCTATCGCATGGCGGTGATCGACAGCGATCCGACGAGCACGTCGGACCCGCCGTTCGCCGTGCAGTCGACCGATCGCGCTCCGGTCACGTGCACCGGGATGACGATCGATCCCGAGTTCTGATCCCGCGCGAGGTGGTGACGTCGTGAAGCGCTCGTTCTCGATCCTGGTGGTGATGGCGCTGCTCGCGAGCTGTGACGGCTCGGGCGGTGAGAGTGGTGCTCCGATCTCGACGCGCGGCCTCTTCGCCGACGCGCGCACGCAGACGCCGAGCGAGGGCGTCGAGCCGTACGAGATCGTCGCGCCGCTCTTCTCCGACTACGCGAGCAAGCATCGCTTCATCCAGGTGCCCGAGGGCGAGCGCATCACGGTGCGCGACGACGGCTACTGGGAGTTCCCGGTCGGCACGATCCTCGTGAAGACGTTCGGGTTCCCCATCGACGCGCGCGATCCGTCGCTCGGCGAGCGCATCATCGAGACGCGCCTGCTGATCCGCGAAGAGGATCGCTGGCGGCCCGAGGTCTACATCTGGAACGACGACACGAGCGAGGCGTACCTCACGCCCGCCGGGCGCATCGTGCCCGTC includes:
- a CDS encoding glycosyltransferase; translation: MGLISDVEIGAVSLDRFVPVLGPERVATTLGIAASVREKLHGGAVWNVNSTAVGGGVAEMLPPLLAYARGMQIDARWVVIHGEHDFFVLTKRVHHALHGSVGEGGPPHEVDRALYEATCTANASELALRLGPGDVVILHDPQTAGMAPHLIDRGARVIWRCHIGADVRTPEVDQGWAFLRPYLERVPVLVFSRREYVPRDLDGPRVRIIQPSIDAFSPKNEDMDVDVVRAILAHVGVLSGPCPDRASPVYTRRDGSPARVERVADIVRAGPAPDVDVPLVVQVSRWDPLKDMHGVMCGFAKLIASGRAGDSALVLAGPNVHAVADDPEGPRVYHDVLDGWYKLPPSARARITLAMLPTADVDENAAIVNALQRHGEIVVQKSLHEGFGLTVTEAMWKSRTVIATRTGGIQDQIVQGESGIMIDDALDLDAFANALAGLVSDPDRRRRMGAAARARATEHFLGIRHLLDYAAVIDEMLSATAAPARTVDQSAGAIA
- a CDS encoding anthranilate synthase component I family protein, which translates into the protein MGPARPSFEEFVALRRESSIVPVTREVLADTLTPVAAYAALGGGEGSYLLESVVGGEKWARYSFVGFDPDLRVRGRGDRYEIRSGSLSGGRVETRTGVDPWKELRATLAQYRAPEVPWLPRFWGGAVGYVAYDAVRAFEPSALRKDDRRPAEEWDFSYAIGGPIVIFDSLKQTARVVLPVRSDVPDARAAYDDALARIDGVIARMQRNVSLRPMSPPGPPRHDRPLPASSFDHDRFCAAVEQAKEHIRAGDIFQVVVSQRFRVPSDGVDPFDVYRAMRAINPSPYMFFLRFQECRIAGASPETLVRLEHGRAEVRPIAGTRRRGATEEDDARAAEELLADPKERAEHVMLVDLGRNDLGRVCRPGTVRLTEKMVIERYSHVMHTTSNVVGELEPGRDALDLLGATFPAGTLSGAPKVRAMQIIDALEPEPRGIYGGAVGYLSWSGNMDVAIAIRTVVEQGGELRVQAGAGLVEASVPELEYDETVNKARAALAAIEAAKG
- a CDS encoding parallel beta-helix domain-containing protein, with protein sequence MTGTKVVTRVVLGLTLGLAACGGDDGPPEGCDRWVDPGGDARANVQTMFEEAVDGDVLCFTPGTYEFDDGVTISDKADITIRGTGAEREDVLLNFAGMGTGNSGINASSMTNFTIANMRVVDAAANDVFITDSDFVTIRNVSAGWTDLRAPAEHGRYALYPVQSSHVIVEDSEAFGSVDAGIYVGQTDRCIVRNNVAHGNVAGIEIENSTNCEVHNNVARNNSAGILVFELPGLERQGSRTLVHHNEIVDNSEENFAPSDVGIIALVPPGIGLMILAANEVEAHDNTITGNVSTGVAVVSYVVPIALGAPVPDDAEYDFFPESIYLHDNTYSNNGQMPASAILLIPGSQDPPGSTVEDIVWDGMMREGMEAGDVLCIDDGGSYRMAVIDSDPTSTSDPPFAVQSTDRAPVTCTGMTIDPEF